From the Fusobacterium ulcerans ATCC 49185 genome, the window AAGAATACCATTCTGTCTTTTCCTATTTTTAGCGCTTCTTTTGCTGCTGCCATTCTTGCTTCAGGTGTATTCTCACTTCTAAATACTTTTTCCTCAAGTGATTCATTCTGATTTCTTCTTATATCTTCAATTATTTTTTTCCCTTTTCTCTCTTCTTCCTTTGCAGCAGAAATTCTTGCTTTCTCAGCTTCTTCCTCTGCCTTCTTTGCATCTTCAATAGCTTTCTGTTTTGCCCTTTCCTCTGCCTTTATCTCTCTTCTTATCTCTTCCAAAACTTTCATTCCTTCTTTTTCGCTTATTTCTTGCGCATAAAGACTTGTTCCTAATATAGACAAAAGAAAAATGCCTGCAATTATTTTTTTCATAAATCCTCCCTCTGTTTCTTTATTATTGATTAGTTTTTTATAAAGCTTTTATAAAAAATAAAGGCATTGTGAAATAAGAGCACAATACCTTTTCAATACTTAATGTTTATCTTAAACTTTTTAATTGGTTAAATTCGAATACTTTTCTCTCTTCTATTTTTACCTGTTTATCTATATCGCTTACAAATACTTGGTATTGCTTTAATATTTTTTTTACTTCTTCATTGTAAATACTTTTTCCTTCCATATTCATAAGCATTTGAGTTCTTTCATTACTCTTCCCTTTTAATGTCGTTAATAAATTCAAATTCTCCTGTGCTGTTTTTGCTATCATTTCTTCCTGCTTGAATCTCTCATTTTCCTTCTGCTCCA encodes:
- a CDS encoding adhesion protein FadA; amino-acid sequence: MQIKKSILLGLGAILISANLAAADMTLDSKFSQLEAELKMLEQKENERFKQEEMIAKTAQENLNLLTTLKGKSNERTQMLMNMEGKSIYNEEVKKILKQYQVFVSDIDKQVKIEERKVFEFNQLKSLR